One genomic region from Bacillota bacterium encodes:
- a CDS encoding aspartate aminotransferase family protein, translating into MTVDEAVRLKQEYLFPGVRAYYSKPLVLVDGNGVRVHDSTGREYLDLYGGILTVSVGHAHPHVVEAVKEQVDKISHTSTCYLNEPMLRLAERLAKITPGNLKKTFFSNSGTEANETAVFLAKIYTGNHDVIAVRHSYHGRSTLAAMLTGNSAWRPVDTEIPGIVHAHSPYCFRCAFHLEYPSCGLACAYDIEELIRTCTCGRIAAFIAEPIQGVGGFVTPPPEYFKIAVEIVRRYGGVFICDEVQTGWGRTGGKLFGIEHWGVEPDIMTFAKGLANGSPIGATVARAEIAEAFTAATISTFGGNPVTMAAAMATMDVIVDNNLPAHVAKVGEMCFGRLRSMQDRFPFVGEVRGKGLMMGVEITGENRAPAPDATTALMEAAREEGILIGRGGLYSNAIRIAPPMTISAEDAADGMDRFERALAKVASQF; encoded by the coding sequence TTGACAGTCGACGAGGCGGTGCGTCTCAAGCAGGAGTACCTTTTCCCCGGGGTCCGCGCGTATTACTCAAAGCCGCTCGTACTGGTGGACGGCAACGGGGTGAGGGTCCACGATTCCACGGGGCGCGAGTACCTCGATCTCTACGGGGGCATCCTGACCGTCTCGGTCGGCCACGCACACCCGCACGTGGTCGAGGCCGTAAAGGAGCAGGTAGATAAGATATCTCACACCTCGACCTGCTACCTTAACGAACCCATGCTCCGCCTCGCGGAGAGGCTGGCGAAGATCACGCCGGGGAACCTGAAGAAGACGTTCTTCTCCAACAGCGGCACCGAGGCGAACGAGACCGCCGTCTTCCTGGCCAAGATCTACACGGGTAACCACGACGTCATCGCGGTCCGCCACAGCTACCACGGGCGTTCCACCCTGGCGGCGATGTTGACGGGCAACTCGGCGTGGAGACCGGTTGACACCGAGATCCCCGGCATAGTCCACGCGCACAGCCCGTACTGCTTCCGCTGCGCATTCCACCTCGAGTACCCGTCGTGCGGCCTCGCTTGCGCTTACGACATCGAGGAGCTCATCAGGACGTGCACCTGCGGCCGCATCGCGGCGTTCATCGCCGAACCCATCCAGGGCGTCGGGGGTTTCGTGACGCCGCCGCCCGAGTACTTCAAGATCGCGGTGGAGATCGTGCGCAGGTACGGCGGCGTGTTCATCTGCGACGAAGTGCAAACCGGGTGGGGCCGCACGGGCGGGAAGCTGTTCGGGATCGAGCACTGGGGCGTCGAGCCGGACATCATGACGTTCGCCAAGGGCCTGGCGAACGGCTCTCCCATTGGGGCGACCGTGGCGAGGGCCGAGATAGCCGAGGCGTTCACGGCGGCCACCATTTCCACGTTTGGCGGGAACCCCGTGACCATGGCCGCCGCGATGGCGACCATGGACGTGATCGTGGACAACAACCTGCCGGCGCACGTTGCGAAGGTGGGAGAGATGTGCTTCGGGCGCCTCAGATCGATGCAGGACAGGTTCCCGTTCGTGGGCGAGGTCCGCGGCAAGGGCCTGATGATGGGCGTCGAGATCACCGGCGAAAACAGGGCGCCGGCGCCCGACGCGACCACGGCGCTGATGGAGGCCGCCAGGGAAGAAGGAATCCTGATCGGCCGGGGCGGGCTGTATTCGAACGCCATACGTATTGCGCCGCCGATGACCATTTCCGCGGAAGACGCTGCCGACGGCATGGACAGGTTCGAGAGGGCGCTCGCAAAGGTGGCAAGCCAGTTCTGA